In Camelus dromedarius isolate mCamDro1 chromosome 3, mCamDro1.pat, whole genome shotgun sequence, one DNA window encodes the following:
- the HAPLN1 gene encoding hyaluronan and proteoglycan link protein 1 encodes MKSLLLLVLISICWADHHSDNYTLDHDRVIHIQAENGPRLLVEAEQAKVFSHRGGNVTLPCKFYRDPTALASGTHKIRIKWTKLTSDYLKEVDVFVSMGYHKKTYGGYQGRVFLKGGSDNDASLVITELTLEDYGRYKCEVIEGLEDDTAVVALDLQGVVFPYFPRLGRYNLNFHEAQQACLDQDAVIASFDQLYDAWRSGLDWCNAGWLSDGSVQYPITKPREPCGGQNTVPGVRNYGFWDKDKSRYDVFCFTSNFNGRFYYLIHPTKLTYDEAVQACLSDGAQIAKVGQIFAAWKLLGYDRCDAGWLADGSVRYPISRPRRRCSPTEAAVRFMGFPDKKHKLYGVYCFRAYN; translated from the exons ATGAAGAGTCTACTTCTTCTGGTGCTGATTTCAATCTGCTGGGCTGATCATCATTCAGACAACTATACTCTAGATCACGACAGAGTTATTCACATCCAAG CAGAAAATGGCCCCCGTCTCCTCGTGGAAGCAGAACAAGCCAAGGTGTTCTCACATAGAGGTGGCAATGTTACACTGCCATGTAAATTTTACCGAGACCCTACTGCGTTAGCCTCAGGAACCCACAAAATCCGAATTAAGTGGACCAAGCTAACTTCAGATTACCTCAAGGAAGTGGACGTTTTTGTTTCCATGGGATACCACAAGAAAACCTATGGAGGCTACCAGGGCAGAGTGTTTCTGAAAGGAGGCAGTGACAACGATGCTTCTCTGGTGATCACAGAACTTACCCTGGAGGACTATGGGAGATATAAGTGTGAGGTGATTGAAGGATTAGAAGATGACACCGCTGTGGTAGCGTTAGATTTACAAG GTGTGGTATTCCCTTATTTTCCACGACTCGGGCGCTACAATCTCAATTTTCATGAGGCACAGCAAGCTTGTCTGGACCAGGATGCTGTAATTGCCTCCTTCGACCAACTGTACGATGCCTGGCGGAGTGGGCTGGACTGGTGCAACGCTGGCTGGCTCAGTGATGGGTCTGTGCAGTATCCCATCACGAAACCAAGAGAGCCCTGCGGAGGCCAGAACACAGTGCCTGGTGTCAGGAACTACGGGTTTTGGGACAAAGATAAAAGCAGATACgatgttttctgttttacatcCAACTTCAATG GCCGCTTCTACTACCTGATCCACCCCACCAAGCTGACCTACGACGAAGCGGTGCAGGCCTGTCTCAGTGATGGTGCTCAGATCGCCAAAGTGGGCCAGATATTCGCTGCCTGGAAACTCCTGGGATACGACCGCTGCGATGCAGGCTGGTTGGCAGACGGCAGTGTCCGCTACCCCATCTCCAGGCCAAGAAGGCGCTGCAGTCCCACCGAGGCAGCCGTGCGCTTCATGGGCTTCCCAGACAAAAAGCATAAGCTGTACGGTGTCTACTGCTTCAGAGCATACAATTGA